TGCGAGGACGTGCGGCTCCAACGCCAGGCGAAGTCCTCCTCCCAGTACCAGGCGTGCGGACAATGCGGCTACGTGACGGTGGGGACGACGACCCGCACCCTCATCGAGGCCACCTACAACACGACCGGAGAGATGGAGGTGACGCTGACGTGCGAACACTGCTCCCACGCGAGCTCCTCCGTCCACCAGACGCCGACGAAGCCGCTGCCTCCGGGCGCGCGCCGTTGCCAGCGCTGCCAGTGGGCCAGCGTGTGCCTCGATGAGCGGGCGGACGACGCGTACCTCGACCCGGGCCAGCGCCGGGAGGAGGCACTGCGCTCGGTGGACTATTCCGTCTGGTGGTGTGAGTCGTGCCGGGACGTGGTCATCGAGCGCGACAGCAAGTGGCTCACCTCCTACGAGAGCTGCCGGAGCTGCCGCTACGTGACGGCGAGGACGACGAGCGACACGCTCGTCCACGCCGACTACGACCATGGCGGGAAGGTGAGGGTGACGACGCACTGCGAGCACTGCCACCACGAGCACTCCACCATCCGCCATACCCCCCGGCTCACGAGGCCGTCTCCGTCACGTTCCAGTGACTCCGGCTCCTCCTCGTCGAGCTCCTCCTCATCGAGCTCCTCGAGTGGGAGTTCCTCGGGCGACAGCTCCTCGGGTGGGCGCTCGTCGGGGAGTGGCTCCAGCGGGAGCTGGTAGCCCCGGCGGCGCTCGGCCGCCGGGGAGTGCGAGCGCGGGCTCAGTGCTGGATGCGCGTGCCCAGCACCTGGAGGAAGCCGGCGATCCACTTCGGGTGCGCGGGCCAGGCCGGAGCGGTGACGAGGTTGCCGTCGATGACGGCGTCATCCACGGGGACCTGCACGTAGGTGCCCTTGGCGAGCGTCACCTCGGGGCCGCAGGCGGGGTAGGCCGTGCAGCGCTTGCCCTCGAGGACGCCCGCCGCCGCGAGCACCTGGAGCCCGTGGCAGACGGCGGCGATGGGCTTGCGCGCCTCGGCGAAGTGGCGCACCACCTGGAGGACCTTCGGGTTGAGCCGCAGGTACTCGGGGGCGCGGCCGCCGGGAATCACCAGTCCGTCGTACTGGGAGGCCTCGATCTCCGCGAAGGTGGCGTTGACGGCGAAGTTGTGGCCCGGCTTCTCGCTGTACGTCTGCGCGCCATCGAAGTCGTGCACCGCGGTGCGCACGGTGTCACCGGCCTTCTTGTCCGGGCAGACGGCGTGGACCGTGTGTCCCACGGCCTGAAGGGCCTGGAACGGCACCATCACCTCGTAGTCCTCGACGTAGTCGCCCACCAGCATCAGCAGCTTCTTGCCAGCCATATGGAACCTCCGGGTTGGTGATGCTCACTGGATAGCACAGCGGGCGACCCGGATCGCTCGTCAGGCGCGCGGGAGCGGGGGCAGGTGCTGGAGCAGCCGCCCGAGGTCGGGCTGGATTTCATCCGGAGTGGCGGTGGCGAGCAACGCGGCGTCGTGGTTGCCCCAGGTGACGCCGTAGGTGCGCAGCCCCGCGGCCCGCCCGGCCTGCATGTCCGCGGTGGTGTCTCCCACCATCCACAGGCCCTCGGCGGCGCCGAGCGCGCCCAGGGCGCGGTGGATGACGTCCGGCGCGGGCTTGTGGGGGAAGCCATCGGTGCCCTGCACGTAGTCCACCATGGGCATCATCCCGAGCGCCTCGATGAAGCGCCGCGCCATGTCGGTGCGCTTGGTGGTGGCGATGGCCAGCTTGTAGCCGCGCTCCCGCAGCGTCCGCAGCAGCTCGAGGACGCCGGGGAAGGGGCGCGAGCGGTTGACGAAGTTGCGCGGGTAGTGCTCGCGGTAGATGGAGCACAGGCGCGTGACATCCTGTCCGGGCGCGAAGTGCTCGAACATCTCCTCCAGGGGGTGGCCGATGAGCGCGCGCACCTCCGCGTCCGTGGGCGCCGGGAGTCCCAGGCTCGTCAGGCTGTACTTGAAGCTGGCGATGATGTCCGGCAGCGAGTCCACCAACGTGCCGTCGAGGTCGAAGACGATCGTCTTGTGCATGCGCGTCATGGTTGGGGACCTGTGTTATCAGCGCCGGCCATGTCGTCCAACCGCATCCTGGCCCTCGTGCTCCTGCTCCTCGCCGTCCTGGCGGCCACGTGGCAGCGCGCGCGGGCCGTGGAGCGGCTGCCCCCGGACTTCGACGAGGTCATCTACCTGCCCATCGCCTACCGCTACGCGGGGATGCTGTCTGGCGGCCAGTGGAGCGAGGTGGCGGGCTACCGGGAGAACTTCGAGCACCCACCGCTGGTGAAGCTCCTGTTCGCCTCGGAGCTGCTGGCGGCCGGTACTCCCGAGCCCGACTGGAAGACGGTGCGCGTGGGGCGGCCCATTCCGGAGCCCGCCCGGCCCACCTTCCGGCTGACGCGCTGGCTGTCCGGAGTCACCGGAATCCTTCAGGTCGCGCTCACGGGTCTGGTCCACCCGGTGGGGGCGCTGCTGCTGGCGTTCGACTCCTACCACGCGAAGTACACCTCCCAGGCCTACCTGGAGGGAGTGCCCGGCCTCTTCGCCATCCTCGCGGTGCTGGCTTTCGAGCGCGCCCGCCGGGGGCACGCGGTGCCGGGTCGGGAGTCACCCTTCCGTGACGGACCGCTCGCGCTCTCGGGGGTGCTGCTCGGGCTCGCGGCGGCCGGCAAGTACCCGTACGCCATGGTGGTCGGGTTGGCGTTCCTTCCGTTCCTGGTCCGGGAGGGACGGGCACGGGGCAGGGTCTGGGCCGCCTTCGCCCTGCCGGCCCTGGCCACGTTCCTGCTCGCGCAACCGGCCCTCTGGCCGAACCCTCCGGTGCGGCTCTGGGAGTCCCTCACGTTCCACTGGCACTACTCGCGCGGTGAGCACGTGGTGCGCTCCGCGCTGCCCTGGTACCAGCCGCTCTACCACCTGACGCACGCGACCCCCACGCAGTGGCACGCGGGCGTCTTCGCCACCGGGGCGACGCAGTGGGTGCTGCTGCCCCTGGCCGTCATCGGGGCGCGTGCCACGCTGCGCCAGCGCCCTGTCTGGGCCGCCTGGGCCGGGGTGGGCCTGGTGTTCCTGGTGCTCTGGCCCACCAAATGGGCCCAGTACCTGCTGCTCGTCCTGCCCCCACTCTCCGTCTGTGCGGGCATGGGCGTGAGTACCCTCTACGGGCTCGTCGGGCCGGGTGCCCGGCGCCCGGGTTGACGGGGGCCCCGGCGCTTTTTCGGACACCGGGCATTTGCATCGCGCCATCCCCAGCGGTTAGGGGAGGGATGGGCACACCCATGGCCACACACTCCCGCTACTCGCACCCGTTCCTTCCCGTCACCCGCGCCGACATGCAGGCCCGGGGTTGGGAGCAGCTCGACATCATCATCGTCTCCGGGGACGCGTACGTGGACCATCCCGCGTTCGGCCCGGTGCTCATTGCCCGCTTCCTCGAGGGCCGTGGCTTCAAGGTGGGCATCATCGCCCAGCCGGACTGGCACTCGGCCGAGCCCTTCAAGGCCCTCGGCAAGCCGAGGCTCTTCTTCGGGGTGGCCGCCGGCAACCTCGACTCGATGCTCAACCGGCTCACCGCGCAGAAGAAGAACCGCTCGGAGGACCAGTACAGCCCGGGCGGGCGCACCAACTGCCGGCCGGACCGCGCCACCATCGTCTACGCCCAGCGCTGCCGCGAGGCGTACCCGGACGTGCCCATCGTCCTCGGGGGCATCGAGGCCTCGCTGCGGCGCATCGCGCACTACGACTACTGGAGCGACAAGGTGCGCCGCTCCATCCTCATGGACGCCAAGGCGGACCTGCTCGTCTTCGGCATGGGGGAGCGCCCCGTCTGGGAGATCGCCGACCGCATGCGCCGGGGCGAGAAGGTGGAGGACATCCGAGACGTGCGCGGCACCGCGTACATCATCAACGACGCGGAGATGAAGGCGCACGAGGCGGACCCGGCGAAGCGGGCCGCGGACCGCAAGGTGGTGGTGTTGCCCTCGTACGAGGAGGTGGTGGAGGACAAGCTGGCCTTCGCCCGCATGTCGCGCGACTTCCAGATGGAGACCAACCCCGGCAACGGGCGGCCCCTGGCGCAGCGGCACGGCAACCGCGCCGTCTACTTCAACCCGCCGGCGCAGCCGCTGGATGACGGCGAGGCGCGCAGCGACACGGTGGCCATGGACGAGCTGTACGACCTGTCCTTCAACCGTGTCCCGCACCCCATGTACAAGGAGCGCATCCCGGCCTACGAGACGGTGAAGCACTCCATCGTGCTGATGCGCGGGTGCTTCGGCGGCTGCTCCTTCTGCTCCATCACCGAGCACGAGGGCCGCGTCATCCAGAGCCGCAGCGCGGAGAGCGTGTTGCGCGAGGTGCGGGCCCTGCGGCGCATGGGGGACTTCCGCGGCACCATCACGGACCTCGGTGGCCCCACGGCCAACATGTACAAGCTCAAGTGCAAGAGCCCGGACATCGAGAGCAAGTGCCGCAAGCTCTCGTGCGTGCACCCCGGCGTTTGCGAGAACCTCCAGACGGACCACGGGCCGCTCATCGACCTGATGAAGCAGGTGCGCGAGGAGCCGGGCGTCAAGCACGTCTTCATCGCCAGCGGTGTGCGCTACGACCTGGCCGAGCGCTCGCCCGAGTACGTGAAGGAGCTCGCCGCGCACCACGTGGGCGGTCAGCTCTCGGTGGCGCCCGAGCACGTGTCGCCCCGGGTGCTGGAGAAGATGAAGAAGCCCGGCATCGAGAGCTTCGAGCGCTTCCAGAACATGTTCGCCTGTGCCAGCGAGGAGGCCGGCAAGGAGCAGTACGACATCCCGTACTTCATCAGCGGCCACCCGGGTTCCACACTCGAGGACATGGTGGAGCTGGCGCTGTGGCTGAAGAAGAACGGCAAGCGCCCGCGCCAGGTGCAGGATTTCATCCCCACGCCCATGGCGATGGCCACGGCCATGTACTACTCGGGGTACGACCCCTTGAAGATGGAGCCCGTCTATACGGCCAAGGGGTTGAGGGAGAAGCGGCTGCAGAAGGCGCTGCTGCTCTACTGGAACCCCGAGCACTGGCCGCTGGCGCGCGAGGCGTTGACGCTGGCGGGCCGGGAGGATCTCATCGGCCGAGGGCCGCAGGCGCTGGTGCCTCCGGAGACCGCCGCCGAGGCCTCACGCCGCAAGCAGACCGAGGCCCGCGAGCGCCCAGAGCGCCGGACGCGCTGAGGGGCGCCTGGTCCCTCGCCCGCCTGTCCTCCGGACACCTGGACTGGAGGCCCAGGCGGTTACCGCGGCGCATCACCACCTTGGGGGAATGACGGACCTCTTCCAGCTCTTCGCGGTGGCCGCGGTGGTGATGGGAATCTCCCAGACCATCGCCAAGGAGCGCATCTTCGCGCCCCTGCGTGAGCGTCTGGGCGGCAAGGAGACGTGGTTCGGCTACCTGGTCTCCTGCCCCTACTGCGTCTCGCACTATGTGGCCTTCGTCCTGGTCCCGATCACGGGCACCTATCCCATCCGCGTGGTGGTGGGGGGCTGGCTGGGGAGCGTGCTGAGCTGGTTCCTCTCCTCCATCTTCGTCGCCGTCATCGCGGCCTTCTTCCGGGTGCTCTTCTGGTTCGTGGACGAGTCTCAGGGCCTGGTGCGCAGGCGCCAGCGGACGGAGGAGGAGGAGATCGCCACCAAGCGCGTCATTCGCAAGCAGGTGGAGCAGCAGCTTCCTCCCGAGGAGCGCACCGGACCCACGCCACCGGTCCCGCACTGAGGCGGCGGTTGCCGCCCCGGGAGGTGGCGGTTAGGTCTGCTCCATGTCCTCGCGCTCCAGGTCCCCGGACACGCCCCTCGCCATCGAAGTGGAAATGCAGTCGGAGAAGGCCTCCGCGCTCCGGCGGGTGGCTTCCCGGCTGGAGGCCCTGCTGGTGGAACTGGCGGAGACGGAGAAGGCCCTGTGGGGGTTGAGCGGACAGGCGAGGGAGCGCATCGTGGCCCGTCACCGCGAGCTGCGCGCGGAGGCGGAGAAGCAGCGCTGGTACCTCATCGTCCAGCGCGAGGCCATGGGCCTGCGGCACCACGGCGACATCTACGAGCTGTACCGCCTCCCCGGCCCCGTGGAGTAGGGCAGGGGGCTCAGGCGCGGCGCCGGTACAGGCGCTCCTGGGCATCCACCTCGTCGTAGTCGTTCTCCAGCACCGTGTGGCGCAGCGTCTCGCCGCGCCCCAGGGCGAGGATGCCGAAGCGCCGCAGGGACTGGTGCAGCAGCCGGTGCACGCGCTCCTGCAGCTGCGTGCCGAAGTAGATGAGCACGTTGCGGCACAGGACGACGTTGAACTCGTTGAAGGTGCCGTCGCTCACCAGGTTGTGCTGCGCGAAGACGATGTTCTTGCGCAGCGGGGCCTTGAAAATGGCGTGGTCGTAGTTGGCCGTGTAGTAGTCGCTGAAGGCCGCCGAGCC
This Archangium lipolyticum DNA region includes the following protein-coding sequences:
- a CDS encoding DJ-1/PfpI family protein; amino-acid sequence: MAGKKLLMLVGDYVEDYEVMVPFQALQAVGHTVHAVCPDKKAGDTVRTAVHDFDGAQTYSEKPGHNFAVNATFAEIEASQYDGLVIPGGRAPEYLRLNPKVLQVVRHFAEARKPIAAVCHGLQVLAAAGVLEGKRCTAYPACGPEVTLAKGTYVQVPVDDAVIDGNLVTAPAWPAHPKWIAGFLQVLGTRIQH
- a CDS encoding HAD family hydrolase: MTRMHKTIVFDLDGTLVDSLPDIIASFKYSLTSLGLPAPTDAEVRALIGHPLEEMFEHFAPGQDVTRLCSIYREHYPRNFVNRSRPFPGVLELLRTLRERGYKLAIATTKRTDMARRFIEALGMMPMVDYVQGTDGFPHKPAPDVIHRALGALGAAEGLWMVGDTTADMQAGRAAGLRTYGVTWGNHDAALLATATPDEIQPDLGRLLQHLPPLPRA
- a CDS encoding YgiQ family radical SAM protein, with amino-acid sequence MATHSRYSHPFLPVTRADMQARGWEQLDIIIVSGDAYVDHPAFGPVLIARFLEGRGFKVGIIAQPDWHSAEPFKALGKPRLFFGVAAGNLDSMLNRLTAQKKNRSEDQYSPGGRTNCRPDRATIVYAQRCREAYPDVPIVLGGIEASLRRIAHYDYWSDKVRRSILMDAKADLLVFGMGERPVWEIADRMRRGEKVEDIRDVRGTAYIINDAEMKAHEADPAKRAADRKVVVLPSYEEVVEDKLAFARMSRDFQMETNPGNGRPLAQRHGNRAVYFNPPAQPLDDGEARSDTVAMDELYDLSFNRVPHPMYKERIPAYETVKHSIVLMRGCFGGCSFCSITEHEGRVIQSRSAESVLREVRALRRMGDFRGTITDLGGPTANMYKLKCKSPDIESKCRKLSCVHPGVCENLQTDHGPLIDLMKQVREEPGVKHVFIASGVRYDLAERSPEYVKELAAHHVGGQLSVAPEHVSPRVLEKMKKPGIESFERFQNMFACASEEAGKEQYDIPYFISGHPGSTLEDMVELALWLKKNGKRPRQVQDFIPTPMAMATAMYYSGYDPLKMEPVYTAKGLREKRLQKALLLYWNPEHWPLAREALTLAGREDLIGRGPQALVPPETAAEASRRKQTEARERPERRTR